From the genome of uncultured Bacteroides sp.:
AAGGCGACTGGAAAGCTGCCACTCCCGAATCGGTAAAAGAATTTAGTGCTACAGCTTATTACTATGGTCGTCTGCTTCAGCAGATGTTGAATGTTCCGGTTGGACTGATTTGCAGCAGTTGGGGTGGTTCTTGTGCTGAGGCCTGGATGGATAAAGAGATGTTGAAAGGCTTTCCTGAAATCAAAATACCAAAGTCACCTGAAGATATAGTTGAGAAGAATCGTACTCCTACAACTTTATACCAAGGCATGATTGCTCCGCTGGTTGGCTATACAATTAAAGGTGCAATCTGGTATCAGGGAGAATCAAATTATGATCGATCTCAATCATACACAGATCTTTTCTCAACAATGATTAATTTATGGAGAGCTAGATGGAATCAGGGTAATTTCCCATTCTATTTCTGTCAGATTGCTCCTTATGATTATTCAATCATTACTCCTGCCGGAAAAGAAGTTATCAATTCAGCCTATTTGCGTGAAGCTCAAAGCAAAGTAGAATGGAAAGTTGAAAATACAGGTATGGCAGTTTTACTTGATGCCGGATTAAAGGAAGGTATTCACCCAAGAAAGAAACAAATAGCTGGAGAACGTCTTGCTCTTCAGGCTTTGGTGAAGACTTATAAAATTAACGGCGTAACTGCCGATGGACCGGTTTATAAAGAGATGGCCGTTCAGAATGATACTATTGTTTTAAGCTTTGACAGAACACAAATGTGGGTTTCCGCTCCAAAAGGTGACTTACAGAACTTTAAAGTAGCCGGTGCAGATAAGAAATTCTATCCTGCTAAAGCATGGATTGTAAGAAGTAAGGTGTATGTAAAATCGGATGAAGTAAAGAAACCTGTTGCTGTTCGCTATGCTTTCGAAAACTATGTGGATGGTGATTTATACGGCACTGAAGGTCTTCCTGTTTCTTCATTCAGAACTGATAATTGGTAAATAGATGAAAAAAGCCTTTGTTGCATTTATATTATTGACTTTTATTTCTACTAGTCGTGCCGCGAAAGTGACCGACTGGCTTGATTCATATAATGTTTTGTGGACTTCTCAAAGCAAGGGCTCTTACGAGTCCATGCCTTGCGGAGGGGGAGACATTGGCCTGAATGTTTGGGTGGAAAACAATGAACTACTGTTTTATATATCACGCAGTGGCTCACTGGATGAAAACAATTGTCTTCTTAAATCAGGACGTATCCGTGTAAAGCTGACTCCCAATCCTTTTATAAATTCAAATTTTAGTCAGCAATTAAATCTGCGAAAAGGTTTTGTCGATGTTAATACCGGCAATACGAATATCCGTTTATGGGTAAATGTATTTAGTCCGGTTATTCATGTTGATATCAATAGCAAAGAAAAGCTTTCGACAGAGGTTTATTATGAAAACTGGCGCTATAAAGACCGTCCGGTTAGAAAGGGAGAGGGGAATGCCAATTCCTATAAATGGGCAATTCCTAAAGGACTTGTAACAAAGGCAGATGCAATAGAGAATAGTGCAGATAAAGTAATTTTCTATCATAAAAACGATGCTCAGACAGTTTTTGATGTAACCGTTGCTCAGCAAGGGATGGATTCCGTTAAAAGTAAGATGTATAATCCAATTGGAAATCTTACATCTGGTGGAATGCTTTTTGGAGATAATCTAAAGTTTGCAGGAATTGCCTCAGGAGAATACTGCGGTACTGATTATAAATCATGGTGTATGAAGAGTGTGAAACCTTCATCCTCGCATCATATTCTGATTGCTTTGCATACACAACAGACAGAATCTCTTGATCAGTGGAAGCAAGGATTAGCTGATATTTTGAAAGGAATAAAGAGCAATGATGATCAGAAAAAGACTCAAGCCTGGTGGAACTCCTTCTGGAACAAGAGTGCTATTCTCATAAACGAAACAAATAAAGATTCCGAAGCCTGGAAGATAGGA
Proteins encoded in this window:
- a CDS encoding sialate O-acetylesterase, which gives rise to MNNKFRFGALALALSLFCSTTLKAEVKLPAFFSNGMVIQQQTNASFWGTSTPNKKLTIVTSWNKKKYTVDVDGTGKWKVALATPTAGGPYSITFNDGKQTALQDVLVGEVWLCSGQSNMEMPMKGYKNQPVDNSNMDILKSANSQIRLFTVGHNSVIDVQNDVKGDWKAATPESVKEFSATAYYYGRLLQQMLNVPVGLICSSWGGSCAEAWMDKEMLKGFPEIKIPKSPEDIVEKNRTPTTLYQGMIAPLVGYTIKGAIWYQGESNYDRSQSYTDLFSTMINLWRARWNQGNFPFYFCQIAPYDYSIITPAGKEVINSAYLREAQSKVEWKVENTGMAVLLDAGLKEGIHPRKKQIAGERLALQALVKTYKINGVTADGPVYKEMAVQNDTIVLSFDRTQMWVSAPKGDLQNFKVAGADKKFYPAKAWIVRSKVYVKSDEVKKPVAVRYAFENYVDGDLYGTEGLPVSSFRTDNW